A stretch of the Proteus sp. ZN5 genome encodes the following:
- a CDS encoding glycosyltransferase family 4 protein, which yields MMKIAYLDPYPVPDLRVASLQILQNVDAFARAGAQVTLVTPKGQYRDSDILGRSIHTNASLVSLRDIRRKWYFPFNSQKLFSLQITRWVKQNNVDALFTRNLKLACYLCENYPEIPLFFESHEIFAQSFAESHSFEKKKNRAKYHKLLKMEKLVYSRATGIFVLTSLLRDDIVSQYQVATPITVVPDGVDLHAVADYQVKSPISEKGFTEVLYLGSLHKWKGIPTMMRAMKYLDNARLNIAGGTPEQIEGLTLLAQEMDVKDKVNFLGFIDPKKRFEAIGQHDICVLPLTLTSIGSRYTSPLKLFEYMAMEKPVVISDFPSIRDVVDEKAVSFADSGDAQSFAKQIVQLRENPQRAKEKTTHARSLVENYYNWDKRAETILKTIEKLIK from the coding sequence ATTATGAAAATTGCCTATCTTGATCCTTACCCAGTGCCTGACTTACGTGTGGCTTCATTACAAATTTTGCAAAATGTGGATGCATTTGCTCGAGCAGGCGCTCAAGTAACATTAGTCACACCTAAAGGGCAATATCGAGATAGTGATATATTAGGTCGTTCAATTCATACTAATGCGAGTTTAGTTTCTTTAAGAGATATTCGCCGTAAATGGTATTTTCCATTTAATTCACAAAAGCTTTTCTCATTACAGATCACTCGCTGGGTAAAACAAAATAACGTTGATGCATTATTTACCCGTAATTTAAAACTAGCTTGTTATCTTTGTGAAAATTACCCAGAAATTCCTCTCTTTTTTGAAAGTCATGAAATTTTCGCTCAATCTTTTGCAGAGTCTCATTCCTTTGAGAAAAAAAAGAATCGTGCCAAATATCATAAGCTATTAAAAATGGAGAAGTTAGTTTACAGCCGAGCCACAGGTATTTTTGTTCTTACTTCATTATTAAGAGATGACATTGTTTCACAGTATCAAGTCGCTACACCAATAACCGTCGTTCCTGATGGGGTTGATTTGCATGCTGTGGCTGATTACCAAGTTAAATCACCAATATCCGAGAAAGGCTTTACTGAGGTATTATATTTAGGGAGCTTGCATAAATGGAAAGGAATTCCAACCATGATGCGAGCGATGAAATACCTTGATAATGCAAGACTTAATATTGCGGGGGGTACACCAGAACAGATTGAAGGATTAACTTTATTAGCTCAAGAAATGGATGTAAAAGATAAAGTAAATTTCTTAGGATTTATCGATCCCAAAAAACGTTTTGAAGCAATTGGTCAACATGATATTTGTGTACTTCCGCTTACGTTAACTAGCATTGGAAGTCGTTACACCTCACCACTTAAGTTATTTGAATATATGGCGATGGAAAAACCTGTAGTAATTTCAGATTTTCCTTCAATTCGTGATGTTGTGGATGAGAAAGCGGTAAGCTTTGCTGATAGTGGGGATGCACAGAGCTTTGCAAAACAGATAGTGCAGTTAAGAGAAAACCCACAACGAGCTAAAGAAAAAACAACCCATGCCCGCTCTCTCGTTGAAAACTATTACAATTGGGATAAGCGGGCAGAGACTATATTAAAAACAATAGAAAAGTTAATTAAGTAA
- a CDS encoding glycosyltransferase family 4 protein: MKIGIIDVTITMSYGGIQTAVWELAKQLHDAGHEVHLYGGNGEIRHNLAGRQIQIHTYPYTPRDKVIDLGGRFRRIVERYTFARHAKKDVISQNFDWVILTKPFDFFWPSMMPKSSSTRFCYMSGGTSFFKGDRWLGKKISAWVACSHFNAWQIQHHFKQFPSVIYNGVDIEKFKPMTTSLREQLGIAESTFLLSFAGRLVGWKGLSVVIDAIEQLKGEDVKLLIIGAGDDLERLKKKAISKGVAERVIFHQPVEHNVLPEFYAASDVGIFPSTGDEAFGITIAEAMACAKPVIASHIGGIPEVVGNEGTAGLLVAPGSADEIVIAINHLRELPDRGKAMGEQARLRIESRYTWQHSAQRLLQVLAP, translated from the coding sequence ATGAAGATCGGTATAATTGATGTCACAATCACCATGTCTTATGGCGGGATCCAAACAGCGGTTTGGGAACTGGCTAAGCAATTGCATGATGCTGGGCATGAAGTTCATCTTTATGGCGGCAATGGCGAGATCCGACACAATCTGGCAGGACGCCAAATACAAATTCACACTTACCCTTATACACCACGAGATAAAGTTATCGATCTCGGTGGGCGTTTTCGTCGTATTGTTGAGCGTTACACTTTTGCACGACACGCTAAAAAAGATGTTATCAGTCAAAATTTTGATTGGGTTATTTTAACGAAGCCTTTTGATTTTTTTTGGCCTTCTATGATGCCTAAATCATCTTCAACACGTTTTTGCTATATGAGTGGGGGCACCAGTTTTTTTAAAGGTGACCGCTGGTTAGGTAAAAAGATTTCAGCATGGGTGGCATGTAGCCATTTTAATGCTTGGCAAATTCAACATCATTTTAAGCAATTCCCTAGTGTGATTTATAATGGTGTGGATATTGAAAAATTTAAACCTATGACTACCTCGTTGCGTGAGCAATTAGGAATAGCCGAATCTACTTTTTTACTCTCATTTGCTGGGCGATTAGTTGGTTGGAAAGGCTTGAGTGTCGTCATCGATGCCATAGAGCAGTTAAAAGGTGAAGATGTTAAACTTCTGATTATCGGTGCTGGTGATGATCTTGAACGATTAAAAAAGAAAGCGATTTCTAAAGGTGTTGCAGAGCGAGTTATTTTTCATCAGCCTGTCGAGCATAACGTATTACCTGAGTTTTATGCAGCAAGTGACGTGGGTATTTTTCCTAGTACTGGAGATGAAGCCTTCGGTATTACGATTGCAGAAGCGATGGCGTGTGCCAAACCAGTGATTGCCAGCCATATCGGTGGCATTCCTGAAGTGGTAGGCAATGAAGGTACCGCAGGGCTTTTAGTCGCACCAGGTAGTGCAGATGAAATTGTGATAGCGATTAATCATCTTCGTGAGTTGCCAGACAGAGGTAAGGCGATGGGAGAGCAGGCTCGTCTACGTATTGAATCACGTTATACTTGGCAACATTCTGCGCAACGTTTATTACAGGTATTGGCGCCATAA
- a CDS encoding glycosyltransferase family 9 protein — MDPKNILVIAVARFGDTLLITPVIHALKQRWPNAHIHVFAHKRSACILEHNPDINSIRHFSKKRAVWSGWLPNKPYDLALVYGNDRELVNYARRQSHHTVAFADISEQQGNTTWVARPKSPMVAQKERALLINALGIYPSCWQLRYFINEEEVAFAQQFLKNNSLINKNIIGFQLQSFPAKAYRDWPVENFLQLAKQIISHDASTYFLLLGSKESAQLSVDLAKKIGEERCLALAGRVSMRQNAAIMANLSLYVGVDTGPTHLAGALDIPMVALYHSYHPGCYLAPIQHSCCQVIQHPTPLEKARREDNMAEISVENVWNAVSNIMNGMKVKK, encoded by the coding sequence ATGGATCCAAAAAATATATTGGTTATAGCGGTAGCGCGTTTTGGTGATACATTACTTATCACTCCCGTTATCCATGCCTTGAAACAGCGTTGGCCTAATGCTCATATTCATGTATTTGCACATAAGCGTAGTGCATGCATTCTTGAGCATAATCCTGACATTAATAGTATTAGACATTTTTCTAAAAAACGTGCTGTTTGGTCAGGTTGGTTACCTAATAAACCTTATGATTTAGCTTTGGTATACGGTAATGATCGTGAATTAGTGAATTATGCTCGTCGCCAATCCCATCATACTGTTGCTTTTGCTGATATATCTGAGCAGCAAGGCAATACGACTTGGGTTGCGCGCCCTAAGTCACCGATGGTTGCACAAAAAGAGCGTGCCTTATTAATTAATGCATTAGGGATTTATCCGAGTTGTTGGCAATTACGTTACTTTATCAATGAGGAAGAAGTGGCTTTTGCACAGCAGTTTTTAAAAAATAATTCATTAATTAATAAGAACATTATTGGTTTTCAGTTACAAAGCTTTCCCGCTAAAGCCTATCGAGATTGGCCCGTGGAGAACTTTCTGCAATTAGCAAAGCAGATTATTTCCCATGACGCGAGTACGTATTTTTTGCTATTAGGTAGTAAGGAAAGTGCGCAATTATCTGTTGATTTAGCTAAAAAAATAGGTGAAGAGCGATGTTTAGCCTTAGCGGGGCGTGTTTCGATGCGTCAAAATGCAGCAATTATGGCAAATTTATCGCTTTATGTTGGTGTTGATACCGGTCCTACACATTTAGCCGGTGCTTTAGATATCCCGATGGTAGCGCTATATCATAGCTATCATCCTGGGTGCTATTTAGCCCCTATACAACATTCTTGTTGTCAGGTTATCCAACACCCTACACCATTAGAAAAAGCACGCCGTGAAGATAATATGGCTGAAATCTCTGTTGAGAATGTGTGGAATGCAGTGAGTAATATCATGAATGGAATGAAGGTGAAAAAGTAA
- a CDS encoding glycosyltransferase family 4 protein has translation MSKSVLSILHTESSCGWGGQEIRILTESQGMIRRGHRVALVCCPTSKIAKAAPDYGIEVFTLPIEKKRGSALKALRQWLKLHCHQFDVINTHSSTDAWLVAASCATLRHSPVVVRTRHVSTDVSRSLPTRWLYLSSSAHVVTTGEKLRQTLHQHNKFPLEKMTSVPTGIDLQRFYPQNKQQAREKIGIPNKPTLGIVATMRVWKGHKYLVEAWKSLHQQFPDWQLIFVGDGPQRKNLEPMVKAAGLEQSIFFLGNRNDVPDCLNAMDLFALPSFGNEGVPQGIMQAMACGLPVVSTTVGAISEAVIDGKTGFTLEPQVQEIFTSHLAELMSSDELREQMGKAALEHAVSRFGLDNMLDKMERIFIQAINDKNKSV, from the coding sequence ATGAGTAAGTCAGTATTATCAATATTACATACAGAATCATCTTGTGGATGGGGTGGTCAGGAAATCCGTATACTGACGGAATCTCAAGGTATGATCCGCAGAGGGCACAGAGTTGCATTAGTGTGCTGCCCTACATCCAAAATTGCCAAGGCAGCGCCTGATTATGGTATTGAGGTTTTCACATTACCCATTGAGAAAAAACGTGGTTCAGCGTTAAAAGCACTTCGCCAATGGCTGAAATTACATTGCCACCAATTTGATGTTATCAATACTCATAGTTCAACCGATGCATGGTTAGTTGCCGCTTCTTGTGCCACATTACGTCATTCTCCAGTGGTCGTTCGAACTCGACATGTTTCTACAGATGTTTCACGTTCATTACCAACTCGATGGCTTTATCTTTCATCCAGTGCCCATGTTGTGACAACAGGTGAAAAATTACGTCAGACTCTCCATCAGCATAATAAATTTCCATTAGAAAAAATGACATCAGTGCCTACGGGAATTGATCTGCAACGTTTTTATCCACAAAACAAACAACAAGCTAGAGAAAAAATTGGAATACCGAATAAACCGACATTAGGTATTGTTGCAACTATGCGAGTGTGGAAAGGACATAAATACTTAGTAGAAGCATGGAAATCATTACATCAGCAGTTTCCTGATTGGCAATTAATTTTTGTTGGTGATGGGCCTCAGCGTAAAAATTTAGAACCGATGGTGAAAGCGGCAGGATTAGAACAAAGTATTTTCTTCCTTGGTAATCGTAATGATGTGCCTGATTGTTTAAATGCAATGGATCTCTTTGCGTTACCTTCTTTTGGTAATGAAGGTGTGCCGCAAGGTATTATGCAGGCAATGGCGTGTGGTTTGCCTGTTGTATCGACTACGGTTGGCGCGATTAGCGAAGCCGTTATTGATGGTAAAACAGGATTTACATTAGAACCACAGGTACAAGAAATATTCACGAGTCATTTAGCGGAGTTAATGAGCTCAGATGAATTACGTGAACAGATGGGAAAAGCAGCGCTTGAACACGCTGTTTCACGATTTGGCTTGGATAATATGTTAGATAAGATGGAAAGGATCTTTATTCAAGCAATCAACGATAAAAATAAATCAGTATGA
- the rpmG gene encoding 50S ribosomal protein L33 has product MAKGIREKIKLVSSAGTGHFYTTTKNKRTMPEKLEMKKFDPVVRQHVLYKEAKIK; this is encoded by the coding sequence ATGGCTAAAGGTATTCGCGAGAAAATTAAACTCGTTTCTTCTGCTGGTACAGGTCACTTCTATACCACTACGAAGAACAAACGCACTATGCCAGAAAAACTGGAAATGAAAAAATTCGATCCAGTTGTTCGTCAACATGTGCTTTATAAAGAAGCTAAAATTAAATAA
- the rpmB gene encoding 50S ribosomal protein L28, whose product MSRVCQVTGKRPVSGNNRSHALNATKRRFLPNLHSHRFWVESEKRFVTLRVSAKGMRVIDKKGIESVLADLRARGEKF is encoded by the coding sequence ATGTCCCGAGTCTGCCAAGTTACCGGCAAGCGTCCTGTGAGTGGAAACAACCGCTCTCACGCATTAAACGCGACTAAACGCCGTTTTCTGCCAAACCTGCACTCTCACCGTTTCTGGGTTGAGTCTGAGAAACGTTTCGTAACTCTGCGTGTATCTGCTAAAGGTATGCGTGTGATTGATAAGAAAGGCATCGAATCTGTATTAGCAGATTTACGTGCCCGTGGTGAGAAGTTCTAA
- the radC gene encoding DNA repair protein RadC encodes MENQSVSELLPREKLLLYGVESLTDIELLALFLRTGTYEKSVLELAAFLLKECGSLYHVINADYETLGRFKGVGVGKFTQLQAINEMAQRFSTTQFMYKNVLSSSEDTKHYLQKLLHWRDREVFVVLFLDNQNQLIAFEEMFKGTINRVEVHPREIVRQSIKKNATSIILAHNHPSGVCEPSLADKEITEKIFTACQLVGVNVLDHLVIGHDNCVSFAERGWL; translated from the coding sequence ATGGAAAATCAATCGGTTAGTGAACTTTTACCTAGAGAAAAATTATTACTTTATGGCGTTGAATCACTCACCGATATTGAGTTATTGGCGCTCTTTTTACGTACCGGCACTTATGAAAAGTCTGTATTAGAATTGGCGGCTTTTTTACTTAAAGAGTGTGGCTCTCTTTATCATGTTATTAATGCTGATTATGAAACTTTAGGGCGCTTTAAAGGCGTTGGTGTGGGAAAGTTTACCCAGCTACAAGCGATTAATGAAATGGCACAGCGCTTTTCTACAACACAATTTATGTATAAAAATGTATTATCTTCTTCAGAAGATACAAAGCATTACTTACAAAAATTATTGCATTGGCGAGACAGAGAAGTGTTTGTAGTACTGTTTCTTGATAATCAAAATCAATTGATTGCATTTGAAGAGATGTTTAAAGGAACAATTAACAGAGTAGAGGTTCATCCTAGAGAAATTGTCCGTCAATCAATAAAAAAGAATGCAACATCCATCATTCTTGCTCATAATCACCCTTCTGGTGTTTGCGAACCAAGTCTCGCAGATAAAGAAATAACAGAAAAAATTTTTACTGCTTGCCAATTAGTGGGTGTAAATGTACTCGATCACCTTGTGATAGGGCATGATAATTGTGTTTCTTTCGCAGAGCGAGGTTGGTTGTAG
- the coaBC gene encoding bifunctional phosphopantothenoylcysteine decarboxylase/phosphopantothenate--cysteine ligase CoaBC has translation MTTLHDKKIILGISGGIAAYKAPELVRRLREKGAIVRVVMTSAAHAFVTPLSLQAVSGFPVADDLLDPAAEAAMGHIELGKWADLILLAPATADLIARLRVGMANDLLTTLCLASSAPIAIAPAMNQQMYRATITQENLSALEQRGCLIWGPDSGSQACGDVGPGRMLDPLALVALAEKQLALQPQDFAGKKITITAGPTREALDPVRFISNHSSGKMGFAIAQAAALRGADVTLIAGPVTLPTPACVKRIDVESAQEMYEQVMLIAPSQDIFIGCAAVADYRAKLIAAEKIKKQGDEVTITMVKNPDIVASVGKMVEHRPFVVGFAAETQNVEEYARKKREQKQLDLICANDVSVENQGFNSDNNALHLIWANGEVRLPHSSKAQLSHRLLDEIAKHYDEKN, from the coding sequence ATGACTACACTTCACGACAAAAAGATTATTCTTGGTATCAGTGGTGGTATTGCGGCCTATAAAGCACCTGAACTTGTACGCCGTTTACGTGAAAAAGGTGCAATTGTGCGAGTTGTAATGACCTCTGCAGCTCATGCATTTGTGACACCTTTATCACTACAAGCTGTTTCTGGTTTTCCTGTTGCGGATGATTTACTTGATCCAGCAGCAGAAGCCGCTATGGGGCATATTGAATTAGGTAAATGGGCTGATTTAATTCTACTTGCACCTGCTACTGCCGATCTTATTGCACGTTTACGAGTGGGTATGGCAAATGATTTACTTACCACACTCTGTTTAGCGAGTAGCGCACCTATCGCTATTGCACCAGCAATGAATCAGCAAATGTACAGAGCCACGATTACACAAGAAAATTTATCAGCTTTAGAGCAACGTGGCTGCTTAATTTGGGGGCCTGACTCTGGTAGCCAAGCTTGTGGTGATGTAGGGCCGGGACGAATGTTAGATCCTTTAGCACTTGTCGCATTAGCTGAAAAACAACTTGCTTTGCAGCCACAAGATTTTGCAGGTAAAAAAATTACGATAACCGCAGGTCCGACTCGTGAAGCCTTAGATCCAGTGCGTTTTATCAGTAATCATAGCTCAGGGAAAATGGGATTTGCGATTGCACAAGCAGCCGCATTACGTGGAGCTGATGTCACACTTATCGCAGGGCCTGTCACATTACCGACACCCGCTTGTGTTAAACGTATTGACGTTGAAAGCGCACAAGAAATGTATGAACAAGTGATGCTAATCGCACCTTCACAAGATATTTTTATTGGTTGTGCGGCGGTTGCAGATTACCGCGCTAAACTTATCGCGGCTGAAAAAATAAAAAAACAAGGTGATGAAGTCACCATCACTATGGTAAAAAACCCCGACATTGTCGCGAGTGTCGGAAAAATGGTTGAACACCGTCCTTTTGTTGTTGGATTTGCAGCCGAAACCCAGAATGTGGAAGAATATGCCCGCAAAAAACGAGAACAAAAGCAACTCGATTTAATCTGTGCCAATGATGTTTCAGTAGAAAATCAAGGCTTTAACAGTGATAACAATGCATTACACCTTATTTGGGCTAATGGAGAAGTGCGCTTACCACACAGTAGTAAAGCACAACTTAGCCATCGCCTACTTGACGAGATAGCCAAACATTATGATGAAAAAAATTGA
- the dut gene encoding dUTP diphosphatase, whose product MMKKIDVKILDARIGQEYPLPAYATTGSAGLDLRACLDAPLVLEPGQTELLPTGLAVHIADEGLAAMVLPRSGLGHKHGVVLGNLVGLIDSDYQGQLMVSVWNRGQTAFTIEPGERIAQMIIVPVVQAEFNIVEDFTATERGSGGFGHSGRQ is encoded by the coding sequence ATGATGAAAAAAATTGATGTTAAAATCCTTGATGCACGTATTGGTCAAGAATATCCACTTCCTGCTTATGCCACGACAGGCTCTGCTGGTTTAGATTTACGCGCTTGCCTTGATGCACCATTAGTTCTTGAACCAGGGCAAACCGAATTATTACCTACAGGTCTTGCTGTACATATTGCCGATGAAGGATTAGCAGCAATGGTACTTCCTCGTTCAGGTTTAGGCCATAAACACGGTGTTGTATTAGGTAACTTAGTTGGACTGATTGATTCCGATTACCAAGGTCAACTGATGGTATCTGTTTGGAATCGTGGTCAAACAGCGTTTACCATCGAACCGGGTGAGCGTATTGCTCAAATGATTATAGTGCCCGTAGTTCAAGCTGAATTTAATATTGTTGAAGATTTTACCGCAACGGAACGTGGTAGCGGTGGCTTTGGTCACTCCGGCCGCCAATAA